Proteins from one Papaver somniferum cultivar HN1 unplaced genomic scaffold, ASM357369v1 unplaced-scaffold_158, whole genome shotgun sequence genomic window:
- the LOC113337027 gene encoding uncharacterized protein LOC113337027 gives MAEVTTTIRQVQIHHLVTLKHTGTNHVLWKAQFKPILKGYDLTGFIDGSKEKPPRTLPESEAVNPAFTAYEHQDSLIVGLLNSTLTPEVLSVVAELETAQEIWDTLESEFAPKKFAHQMNLKRQLHNLHKATSGKWVFSNPLQRPSLTMEAGFLMVFFKKEGQKMNWYIIQMLPLLLVSFSDRVLTVREASVCASHANMSTYLVVLDALGKEYLEHLLSSIIRNCSHQRASVRDGYLTLFKNKLGVWYTKAANFVHSVYPLLGVHISLVMYVFNRREGLRYNSHPYL, from the exons ATGGCAGAGGTTACAACTACTATACGCCAGGTTCAAATCCATCACCTTGTTACCTTGAAACATACTGGTACTAATCATGTATTGTGGAAGGCTCAGTTCAAGCCTATACTGAAAGGCTATGACCTAACAGGTTTTATTGATGGATCAAAAGAAAAACCACCAAGAACTCTACCAGAAAGTGAGGCTGTTAATCCTGCGTTCACTGCATATGAGCACCAAGATTCTTTGATCGTTGGTTTGCTTAATTCTACCTTAACTCCTGAGGTTCTGAGTGTAGTTGCAGAACTTGAGACTGCACAAGAGATATGGGACACCTTGGAGTCTGAGTTTGCTCCAAAAAAATTTGCTCACCAGATGAATTTAAAGAGACAGCTCCATAATCTGCACAAAG ccactagtggaaaatgggtgttTAGCAACCCACTTCAGAGACCCTCATTGACC ATGGAGGCTGGATTCTTAatggttttttttaaaaaagagggTCAGAAGATGAACTG GTACATCATTCAAATGTTGCCGCTGCTGTTAGTATCTTTCTCGGATCGAGTTTTAACTGTGCGTGAAGCTTCTGTATGTGCTTCTCATGCAAATATGTCAACTTATCTAGTG GTTTTAGATGCCCTTGGAAAAGAGTACCTTGAGCACTTATTATCAAGTATTATTCGTAATTGTTCTCATCAGAGGGCATCTGTTCGTGATGGATATTTGACTCTTTTTAAG AATAAGCTTGGGGTTTGGTATACCAAAGCAGCAAACTTCGTACACTCGGTATATCCATTGCTTGGT GTTCACATATCTCTTGTTATGTATGTATTTAATAGAAGGGAAGGCCTTCGGTATAATAGCCATCCATATCTCTGA